The Desmonostoc muscorum LEGE 12446 genome includes a region encoding these proteins:
- a CDS encoding Uma2 family endonuclease — translation MLLKLQQIVVKPGQQMLLQNISWQQLENILEEMGERRAARISYSDGWLEIMVPLPEHEKDKELIGDLVKILLEILQIDFEPFGSTTLKNERMRQAVEPDTSFYIQNQAAVIGKNRIDLNADPPPDLAIEIDITSRSRFDNYAILGVPELWRHTQKGLEISLLKDGKYIKSESSPNFPNIPIIELVNEYVQQCLTIGRSQAMRNFRNWVKDNL, via the coding sequence ATGCTTTTAAAATTGCAACAAATTGTTGTTAAACCCGGTCAACAAATGTTACTCCAAAATATAAGTTGGCAGCAGTTAGAAAATATTTTAGAAGAAATGGGAGAAAGGCGTGCCGCACGTATTTCTTATAGTGATGGTTGGTTAGAAATTATGGTTCCTCTACCAGAACACGAAAAAGATAAAGAGCTTATTGGTGATTTAGTCAAAATATTGTTAGAAATACTCCAAATTGATTTTGAACCTTTTGGTTCTACGACACTTAAAAATGAGCGAATGCGGCAAGCAGTAGAGCCAGATACTAGTTTTTATATTCAAAATCAAGCTGCTGTCATTGGCAAAAATCGCATAGATTTAAATGCAGACCCACCCCCAGATTTAGCAATCGAAATTGATATTACTTCTCGCAGTCGATTTGATAATTATGCAATTTTGGGAGTTCCTGAACTTTGGCGACATACACAAAAAGGTTTAGAAATATCCTTACTCAAAGACGGAAAATATATCAAATCTGAATCTAGTCCTAATTTTCCTAATATACCAATTATTGAATTAGTTAATGAATATGTTCAGCAGTGTTTAACAATTGGCAGAAGTCAAGCTATGCGTAATTTTAGAAATTGGGTTAAAGATAATTTATAG
- a CDS encoding MFS transporter, which yields MKIWNEQLGDRVSKIIYRYLPAFRWRNFRLFFGGQLLSMSGTFMTQQLTIPWLVYDLTQSAWLLGVAGFVQFLPTLLVIPFSGVLSDRWSRRDLLILVQILGISVSLALTILTFTNWITFPILLILSVLNGLLKGLDMPVRHTIVTETVDDRADWSNAIALNSVMLSSSLVLGPAMGGILIATLGVKYCFLYDTLSYIPAIFTLLAIRLQARSMQTLTNFRDTLEKMREGFEYVSKFQPIRAILLMLALHGLVGMSHVALMPIFAAKILNGDATTMAHLSTSAPIGSLFACLYLSFRRGIAGLERLIVASQISMAVSLIFFSLSRQVWLSVIILVFVGCFSILNITSSNMIIQNLVAEDKRGRVMSFYALAMVGTMPFGNLLAGTLAQNFGATNALIVCASMIILGALWFSAQLPVVSRWIAYETNRLSSR from the coding sequence ATGAAAATTTGGAATGAACAACTAGGCGATCGCGTAAGTAAGATCATTTACCGCTATTTACCCGCCTTTCGTTGGCGTAATTTTCGCCTGTTTTTTGGGGGACAGTTACTATCCATGTCTGGGACATTTATGACTCAGCAGCTAACTATTCCTTGGCTGGTATACGATTTGACTCAATCAGCTTGGTTGTTAGGAGTTGCAGGGTTTGTGCAATTTTTACCTACGTTATTAGTGATTCCCTTTTCGGGCGTATTGTCCGATCGCTGGAGTCGTCGTGACTTGTTAATACTGGTGCAGATATTGGGAATTAGCGTTTCCTTGGCTTTAACGATTCTTACCTTTACGAATTGGATTACGTTTCCCATCCTATTGATACTCAGTGTTCTCAATGGTTTGCTCAAGGGATTAGATATGCCCGTGCGTCATACAATCGTCACCGAAACCGTAGACGATCGCGCTGATTGGAGTAATGCGATCGCCTTGAATTCAGTGATGTTAAGTTCCTCTCTAGTATTGGGGCCAGCTATGGGCGGGATTTTGATTGCTACGCTAGGGGTGAAATATTGTTTTCTCTACGATACCCTCAGCTATATCCCTGCCATCTTTACCCTGCTAGCGATTCGGCTTCAAGCCAGATCCATGCAGACCCTTACGAACTTTAGGGATACTTTGGAAAAAATGCGGGAGGGCTTTGAATATGTCTCCAAATTCCAGCCGATTAGAGCAATTTTATTAATGCTAGCCTTACATGGTTTAGTTGGGATGTCTCATGTCGCGCTCATGCCCATCTTTGCGGCTAAGATTTTAAATGGCGATGCGACTACAATGGCTCATCTCAGTACTTCAGCGCCGATTGGATCGTTGTTTGCCTGTTTGTATCTGAGTTTTAGGCGGGGGATTGCGGGCTTAGAGCGTTTGATCGTAGCCTCTCAAATCTCTATGGCGGTAAGTCTGATTTTCTTCTCACTATCGCGTCAAGTTTGGTTGTCAGTAATCATACTGGTGTTTGTAGGCTGCTTTAGCATCCTCAACATTACGAGTAGTAATATGATTATCCAAAACCTAGTTGCCGAGGATAAGCGTGGACGGGTGATGAGTTTTTATGCCCTTGCAATGGTGGGTACTATGCCCTTTGGGAATCTGTTAGCTGGAACTTTAGCGCAGAATTTTGGTGCGACTAATGCCTTGATTGTCTGTGCCAGTATGATTATCTTAGGTGCGCTATGGTTCTCTGCACAATTGCCAGTAGTCAGCCGTTGGATCGCTTACGAAACAAATCGTTTATCTAGTCGTTAG
- a CDS encoding Uma2 family endonuclease, with the protein MTTENNPTAIVDWEHPTPPTDLIFDDGEPLESNRHRIAMNVLIRSLQQAWADRNDFFAGGNMFIYYSSAQVCNQDFRSPDFFAVLNVDGTNSRQGWVVWEENGRYPDVIVELMSPSTAKIDQTVKKNLYEQTFHTSDYFVYDPFDPTSLQGWHLDHNQQYQSLTPNERGWLWCQKLGLWLGTYEGTIDRETAIWLRFYDVAGNLVLLPDEAAAFQAQAAAAREEAAVAKAARLAARLRELGENPDIL; encoded by the coding sequence ATGACTACCGAAAACAACCCAACAGCCATTGTAGACTGGGAACACCCCACACCACCGACAGATTTAATTTTTGATGACGGAGAACCCTTGGAATCAAATCGCCACCGTATTGCAATGAATGTCCTGATTCGGTCATTGCAACAAGCTTGGGCTGACCGCAATGATTTCTTCGCTGGTGGTAATATGTTTATTTATTACAGCAGCGCCCAAGTATGTAACCAGGATTTCCGTAGTCCCGATTTCTTTGCTGTCCTGAATGTAGATGGGACTAATTCTCGTCAAGGTTGGGTAGTGTGGGAAGAAAACGGTCGTTATCCTGATGTGATTGTAGAATTAATGTCACCATCCACAGCCAAAATAGATCAGACTGTTAAGAAAAACCTTTACGAACAAACTTTTCATACCTCAGATTATTTTGTCTATGACCCCTTTGACCCGACTTCTTTACAAGGGTGGCATTTAGATCATAATCAGCAATATCAATCTTTAACACCGAATGAGCGTGGTTGGCTATGGTGTCAAAAATTAGGTTTATGGTTGGGAACCTATGAAGGAACAATAGACAGAGAAACGGCGATATGGTTGCGGTTTTATGATGTGGCTGGCAATTTGGTTTTGTTACCAGACGAAGCCGCTGCTTTCCAAGCACAAGCCGCTGCTGCAAGAGAGGAAGCCGCAGTTGCAAAAGCAGCTCGTTTAGCAGCTAGATTAAGAGAGTTGGGTGAAAATCCAGATATTTTGTGA
- a CDS encoding DedA family protein, which produces MHLDLPQLIKSLGYFGVWAIVFAESGLLIGFFLPGDSLLFTAGFIASQNLLNIWVLIFGAFVCAVLGDNVGYFTGHKFGRRLFQKEDSWLFHKKHIVKTQNFYEEHGKKTIVLARFLPIVRTFAPIVAGIGAMHYRTFMSYNLIGGFVWTFGISLLGFFLGKTLPPEQVDKYLLPIIGLIIVISLVPSIIHLIQENRANKG; this is translated from the coding sequence ATGCATTTAGATTTACCGCAACTGATTAAATCACTTGGCTACTTTGGGGTGTGGGCAATTGTTTTTGCTGAATCTGGGTTGTTAATTGGTTTTTTTCTCCCTGGGGATAGTTTATTATTCACTGCTGGGTTTATTGCATCTCAGAATTTACTGAACATTTGGGTTCTGATTTTTGGTGCTTTTGTTTGTGCAGTCTTAGGTGACAATGTTGGCTATTTTACTGGGCATAAATTTGGCAGAAGACTATTTCAGAAGGAAGATTCGTGGTTGTTTCATAAAAAACACATTGTGAAAACCCAAAATTTTTATGAAGAACACGGGAAGAAAACTATTGTTTTAGCGCGTTTTTTGCCAATTGTACGCACTTTCGCGCCCATTGTGGCGGGTATTGGTGCCATGCATTACCGCACATTTATGTCTTACAACTTAATTGGCGGCTTCGTTTGGACTTTTGGAATCAGTCTGTTAGGGTTTTTCTTAGGAAAAACCTTACCACCTGAACAAGTAGATAAGTACTTGTTACCGATTATTGGATTAATTATAGTTATTTCTTTAGTACCATCAATTATTCATCTGATCCAAGAAAATAGAGCAAATAAAGGTTGA
- a CDS encoding type II toxin-antitoxin system HicB family antitoxin, translated as MKRQVIIYPGEDGYWVVECPSLPACISQGKTKEEAVVNIKEALELYIEVLK; from the coding sequence ATGAAAAGACAAGTAATTATTTATCCAGGAGAAGATGGTTACTGGGTGGTTGAATGTCCTAGTTTACCAGCTTGCATCAGTCAAGGAAAAACTAAAGAAGAAGCTGTTGTAAATATTAAGGAAGCTCTTGAATTATATATTGAGGTTTTAAAATAA
- a CDS encoding caspase family protein produces MTKVALLIGVSEYEPGLNPLPASVNDVQAIAKVLQHPEMGGFAEANIQKLENPEAQKMHEAIETLFSDRSKDDLVVLYFSGHGIKDENSKLHLATRFTRKNSQGRLIKSTAVPASFIHDIMNESRSKRQVVILDCCFSGAFPEGWSVKDDGSVNIQVEMGGEGRVVLSSSTATQYSFQQSGENLSIYTRYLIEGIETGAADQDNDGEISVDELHEYAKKKVQEASPAMRPGISAFREGFKIHLAKAPIGDPKLRYRKEVEHYASRGEIPSIGRKILDVQRDNLGLLPEEVAAIEAEVLKPYQEYKEKLQQYEQAFVDEIKREFPLSDYTRGDLERYQQMLGLNRQDVESIEATLIAEEVTPISQAPPSVQPHHLREILSGQKSSSPNQTTTPKTNISQAPPSVEPHHRLEIPFVSKSSSSNQTTTPKTHNPVLKTIGQVIAGICFSIVAFFALVAIYHLLSRGNAEVFVVMLFVSIIFIVAGIILWKMVQNS; encoded by the coding sequence ATGACTAAGGTAGCCTTGCTAATTGGAGTCAGTGAGTATGAGCCTGGTCTAAACCCATTACCAGCCTCAGTTAACGATGTGCAGGCGATCGCTAAAGTTTTACAGCATCCAGAAATGGGGGGCTTTGCTGAAGCAAACATTCAAAAGCTCGAGAATCCCGAAGCTCAGAAAATGCACGAAGCGATCGAAACATTGTTTAGCGATCGTAGCAAAGATGACCTTGTAGTACTTTATTTCTCCGGTCACGGTATCAAAGATGAGAATAGCAAACTTCACCTAGCTACTCGTTTTACTCGCAAAAATTCCCAAGGACGGCTCATCAAATCAACTGCTGTTCCTGCCAGTTTCATTCACGACATTATGAATGAAAGCCGTTCTAAACGACAAGTCGTAATTCTTGATTGCTGCTTTAGTGGGGCATTTCCAGAAGGTTGGTCAGTTAAAGATGATGGTTCTGTTAATATTCAAGTTGAAATGGGGGGGGAAGGGCGAGTTGTTCTAAGTTCTTCCACTGCGACTCAGTATTCTTTTCAGCAATCAGGAGAAAATCTTTCGATTTATACCCGTTATCTGATTGAAGGTATTGAAACAGGTGCAGCAGATCAAGATAACGATGGGGAGATTTCAGTTGATGAGTTGCATGAGTACGCCAAAAAGAAAGTTCAAGAAGCATCTCCAGCGATGCGACCAGGAATCTCTGCATTCAGAGAAGGATTCAAAATCCATTTGGCTAAAGCACCAATTGGCGATCCAAAACTGAGGTATCGCAAAGAAGTTGAGCATTACGCTAGTAGGGGCGAGATTCCTAGTATTGGTCGCAAAATATTAGATGTCCAACGTGACAATTTGGGATTGCTTCCTGAAGAAGTTGCTGCAATTGAAGCTGAGGTTTTAAAACCTTATCAAGAGTACAAGGAAAAATTGCAGCAATATGAGCAGGCATTCGTTGATGAGATTAAGAGAGAGTTTCCTTTGAGTGATTACACTCGTGGTGATTTGGAGCGTTATCAACAAATGTTAGGACTTAACAGGCAAGATGTGGAATCAATTGAAGCAACACTAATTGCAGAAGAAGTCACACCTATTTCTCAGGCTCCACCATCAGTACAACCACATCATCTTCGAGAGATACTTTCTGGACAAAAGTCCTCTTCACCAAATCAAACAACGACACCAAAAACTAATATTTCTCAGGCTCCACCATCAGTAGAACCACATCATCGTTTAGAGATACCTTTTGTGTCAAAGTCCTCTTCATCAAATCAAACAACGACACCAAAAACCCATAATCCCGTACTGAAAACGATAGGGCAGGTAATTGCTGGGATTTGCTTTTCTATTGTCGCATTTTTTGCTCTTGTTGCAATTTATCACTTACTAAGTAGAGGTAATGCAGAAGTTTTTGTTGTAATGCTCTTTGTCAGCATTATTTTTATTGTGGCGGGTATTATTTTGTGGAAAATGGTGCAAAACTCGTGA
- a CDS encoding ABC transporter permease has product MQRYWKVLRLFWSAAIAAELEYRINFVIATFSSLGNLAGSLFGLFLFYRTGYTFAGWSWEAALIVLGIFTLLQGFSATFLAPNLNRIVRHVQEGTLDFILLKPIRSQFWLSTNTISPWGLPDLIFGCIIIGYAGQRLGVGIDKYLLSVVPLFFGLVILYSLWFMLGSMTIWFVKIYNVTEVLRSLLEAGRYPITAYPTAYRFFFTFVVPVTFLTTIPAQAMLGRGEISWLMGAGVLAVALFFLSTWFWRFALRFYTSASS; this is encoded by the coding sequence ATGCAAAGATATTGGAAAGTACTAAGACTATTTTGGAGTGCAGCGATCGCAGCTGAGTTGGAGTATCGCATCAACTTTGTCATAGCTACCTTCAGCAGCCTGGGAAACCTTGCTGGCAGTCTCTTTGGGCTATTCTTGTTTTACCGCACCGGCTACACTTTTGCTGGCTGGTCATGGGAAGCAGCTTTAATAGTTCTGGGAATTTTTACCTTACTGCAAGGATTTTCCGCCACATTTCTCGCACCGAACCTAAATCGCATTGTCCGCCATGTGCAAGAAGGCACTCTTGATTTTATATTATTGAAACCAATTCGCAGTCAGTTTTGGCTTTCTACTAACACCATTTCACCTTGGGGACTACCCGATTTAATCTTTGGCTGCATCATTATTGGCTACGCAGGTCAACGCCTTGGTGTAGGAATAGACAAATATTTACTCAGTGTAGTGCCGTTATTCTTTGGCTTGGTAATTCTATACAGCCTGTGGTTTATGCTGGGGTCTATGACTATATGGTTCGTGAAAATATACAATGTTACTGAGGTATTGCGTAGTTTATTAGAAGCAGGAAGATATCCAATTACAGCTTATCCAACTGCTTACCGTTTTTTCTTCACCTTTGTAGTACCAGTGACTTTTTTAACGACAATACCAGCCCAAGCAATGCTAGGTCGGGGTGAAATTAGCTGGTTGATGGGTGCAGGAGTATTGGCAGTGGCGTTATTTTTCCTTTCTACTTGGTTTTGGCGGTTTGCATTGCGGTTTTATACTAGTGCTTCGAGTTAG
- a CDS encoding HAMP domain-containing histidine kinase: MAIAYQIVVEKHAGSIEVDSTPGRETEFTIRIPLTSKK; this comes from the coding sequence ATGGCGATCGCCTATCAAATTGTCGTAGAAAAACATGCAGGAAGTATTGAAGTTGATTCGACTCCAGGACGTGAGACAGAATTTACCATCCGTATTCCTTTAACAAGTAAGAAGTAA